One segment of Methanolinea mesophila DNA contains the following:
- a CDS encoding 2-amino-3,7-dideoxy-D-threo-hept-6-ulosonate synthase, with product MIGKEIRIERIMDRNTGKTVIIPMDHGFTLGQIEGLLDMTWIISQVSDGGANAIVLHKGLVKRGHRRHGRDIGLIIHLSAGTSLNPDPNDKVLVCTVEEAVALGADAVSIHINLGAPNESKMLESAGKIVKDCNRWGMPLLVMIYPRGKGIDPFSPQAVGHCVRVAEELGADLIKTNYPGNQAAFEKIVKACSVPVLVAGGEKAGDLETLQTIREAVHAGGAGVCMGRNAFQRDNPKEFIQALCKVVHHNVEPARALKEME from the coding sequence ATGATTGGAAAAGAGATCAGAATCGAGAGGATAATGGACAGGAACACCGGCAAAACGGTGATAATTCCTATGGACCACGGGTTTACCCTCGGCCAGATCGAGGGGCTGCTCGATATGACCTGGATCATCTCGCAGGTCAGCGACGGGGGAGCAAACGCGATCGTACTGCATAAGGGGCTCGTCAAGAGGGGTCACCGGCGTCACGGGAGAGATATCGGGCTTATCATCCACCTCTCCGCCGGCACCTCGCTCAACCCCGACCCGAACGACAAGGTGCTGGTCTGCACCGTGGAAGAAGCGGTGGCCCTCGGAGCGGATGCGGTATCCATCCATATAAACCTGGGGGCGCCGAACGAGTCGAAGATGCTCGAATCCGCGGGAAAGATCGTGAAGGACTGCAACCGCTGGGGCATGCCCCTCCTGGTGATGATCTACCCCCGGGGGAAGGGTATCGACCCGTTCTCACCCCAGGCGGTGGGGCACTGCGTCAGGGTTGCCGAGGAACTGGGTGCCGACCTGATCAAGACCAACTACCCGGGGAACCAGGCGGCGTTCGAGAAGATCGTCAAAGCCTGCTCCGTCCCGGTGCTGGTTGCAGGCGGGGAGAAGGCCGGCGACCTGGAGACCCTGCAGACCATCCGGGAAGCGGTGCACGCGGGGGGTGCCGGGGTCTGCATGGGAAGGAACGCGTTCCAGCGGGACAACCCGAAAGAGTTCATCCAGGCGCTCTGCAAGGTCGTGCACCACAACGTCGAGCCGGCGCGGGCATTAAAGGAGATGGAATGA
- a CDS encoding 3-dehydroquinate synthase II: protein MKEFWVDIRPWDKNIATTALESGADVLVVDRASNAKELSRIVVVAPDGDMVPGKDVFEVTIKGKADEEEAVKRSVQGPVIVSTSDWTVIPLENLVAQSDRIYAVVKDEKEAALALSVLEKGVKGVVLRTCDPAMVRKVGLAVRKSSGHAELVPFTVTAIRPVGMGDRVCVDTCTLLTPGEGMLVGNTSSAFLLVHAETMENPYVAPRPFRVNAGAVHAYILLPGGKTAYLSDLKTGDRVTVADAEGDLSDAVVGRVKIEKRPLLLVEAESGSSKVSLVLQNAETIRLVGEDGASLSVVELSPGDRILGCIMEGGRHFGMAVKEHITEK, encoded by the coding sequence ATGAAGGAGTTCTGGGTCGATATCCGCCCCTGGGATAAGAATATCGCCACCACGGCGCTCGAGAGCGGGGCGGACGTGCTCGTCGTCGACCGGGCGTCGAACGCCAAGGAGCTCTCCAGGATCGTGGTGGTGGCACCGGACGGAGACATGGTCCCGGGAAAAGATGTCTTCGAGGTGACCATCAAGGGCAAAGCGGACGAAGAAGAGGCGGTGAAACGATCCGTGCAGGGCCCGGTGATAGTCTCCACGAGCGACTGGACGGTGATCCCCCTGGAGAACCTGGTCGCCCAGTCCGACCGGATCTACGCAGTCGTCAAAGATGAGAAAGAGGCGGCATTGGCACTTTCCGTCCTTGAGAAAGGGGTAAAGGGAGTGGTACTCCGGACATGCGACCCTGCGATGGTGAGAAAGGTGGGCCTCGCGGTCAGAAAATCTTCCGGGCATGCCGAGCTGGTACCCTTCACCGTCACCGCGATACGGCCGGTGGGCATGGGGGACCGGGTCTGCGTCGATACCTGCACCCTGCTCACCCCGGGTGAAGGGATGCTCGTGGGGAACACCTCCTCGGCCTTCCTGCTGGTCCATGCCGAAACGATGGAGAACCCTTACGTGGCCCCCCGCCCGTTCCGGGTTAATGCAGGCGCCGTGCATGCGTACATCCTGCTCCCCGGGGGGAAGACCGCGTACCTCTCGGACCTGAAGACCGGCGACCGGGTAACGGTCGCGGATGCGGAGGGAGACCTCTCCGACGCCGTGGTGGGCAGGGTAAAGATCGAGAAGCGCCCCCTCCTCCTGGTTGAGGCGGAGTCGGGGTCGTCGAAGGTGAGTCTCGTCCTGCAGAACGCGGAGACCATCCGCCTCGTGGGAGAGGACGGTGCGTCCCTCTCCGTAGTGGAGCTCT
- a CDS encoding large conductance mechanosensitive channel protein MscL, whose translation MSFLKEFKDFLYEYKIIGLAIAFIMGLAANQLIKSLVDNIIMPIITPFIPGGAWQTATLLLGPIVISWGAFLGDLVYFIIVALVIFLIAKKLLKEEKVEKK comes from the coding sequence ATGAGTTTTCTCAAGGAGTTCAAGGACTTTTTGTACGAATACAAGATCATAGGTCTTGCAATCGCGTTCATCATGGGCCTGGCCGCAAACCAGTTGATCAAATCCCTGGTAGACAACATCATCATGCCGATCATCACCCCGTTCATCCCGGGCGGGGCATGGCAGACGGCGACCCTGCTGCTTGGCCCTATCGTCATCAGCTGGGGTGCGTTCCTTGGGGACCTGGTCTACTTCATTATCGTCGCGCTGGTGATCTTCCTGATCGCAAAGAAACTTTTAAAAGAAGAGAAGGTGGAGAAAAAATAA
- a CDS encoding proteasome-activating nucleotidase, with the protein MAESARQPKEPQNPEELYRYLLDRVTNMETRNLELREQLRQVESDKRYIETQKIRYEREVRKLKSEIEQLRSPPLVIGTITDVLDANRVIIRSSAGPRFLVKSSLCIDPENLKPGLRVTLNQQSLAVVDVLPESYDAQVYGMEVVETPEESYSDIGGLEQQVIEIREAVELPLKRPELFEKIGIEPPKGVLLHGPPGTGKTLLARAVAHETNAYFLRVVGSELVQKYIGEGARLVRELFDLAKKKSPTIIFIDEIDAVGATRSDTTTSGDREVQRTLMQLLAGMDGFERRGDVKIIGATNRIDILDRALLRPGRFDRIIEIPLPGVQGRYSILEVHTRGMTLEDDVDLMEIATLTEGKNGADLRAICMEAGMFAIRREHDAVTREDFLKAIDKIGLDFEQHRPLGNIGAMFA; encoded by the coding sequence ATGGCAGAGAGCGCCAGGCAACCGAAGGAACCTCAGAATCCGGAAGAGCTGTACAGGTACCTGCTCGACCGGGTGACCAATATGGAGACCCGGAACCTGGAGCTCAGGGAGCAGCTGCGCCAGGTGGAGTCCGATAAGAGGTATATCGAGACCCAGAAGATACGATACGAGCGGGAAGTGCGGAAATTAAAGAGCGAGATCGAGCAGCTCCGAAGCCCGCCCCTGGTTATCGGGACCATTACCGACGTCCTTGACGCGAACCGTGTTATTATACGGAGCAGTGCAGGACCGAGGTTCCTGGTCAAGAGCTCGCTCTGCATCGACCCGGAAAATCTCAAGCCGGGACTCCGGGTAACCCTGAACCAGCAGTCGCTCGCGGTGGTCGACGTCCTCCCGGAGAGCTATGACGCGCAGGTGTACGGCATGGAGGTGGTCGAGACTCCCGAAGAGAGTTATTCGGATATCGGGGGACTCGAACAGCAGGTTATCGAGATCCGTGAGGCAGTCGAGCTGCCCCTGAAAAGGCCCGAACTCTTCGAGAAGATCGGGATCGAACCTCCGAAAGGGGTGCTGCTCCATGGCCCTCCGGGAACCGGCAAGACCCTCCTCGCCCGGGCGGTCGCACACGAAACGAATGCATACTTCCTCAGGGTGGTCGGGTCCGAACTGGTCCAGAAATACATAGGGGAAGGGGCACGGCTCGTCCGGGAACTCTTCGACCTGGCCAAGAAGAAATCCCCGACCATCATCTTCATCGACGAGATCGATGCGGTCGGCGCCACCCGGAGCGACACCACCACGTCGGGCGACCGCGAGGTGCAGCGGACACTGATGCAGCTTCTGGCCGGGATGGACGGGTTCGAACGCCGGGGTGACGTTAAGATCATCGGTGCGACGAACCGGATCGATATCCTCGACCGGGCCCTGCTCCGGCCGGGAAGGTTCGACCGTATTATTGAGATACCACTCCCCGGAGTACAGGGGAGATACAGCATCCTCGAGGTCCATACCCGGGGAATGACCCTGGAGGACGATGTTGACCTGATGGAGATCGCCACCCTCACCGAAGGGAAGAATGGTGCGGACCTGCGGGCCATCTGCATGGAGGCGGGGATGTTCGCCATCCGGCGGGAGCATGACGCGGTCACCCGGGAGGACTTCCTGAAGGCAATCGACAAGATCGGGCTCGATTTCGAGCAGCACCGGCCCCTTGGAAACATCGGGGCGATGTTTGCCTGA
- a CDS encoding 2-amino-3,7-dideoxy-D-threo-hept-6-ulosonate synthase: MRGKEIRLERIMDRNTKKTIIVPMDHGVTNGPIDGLIDMGRAVDLVAEGGANAVLGHVGLALYGHRQGGRDIGLILHLSASTSIGPDPNDKVLVNSVTNAMKMGADAVSMHINVGADSEARMLSDLGRVAVECMEWGMPLLAMMYPRGRKIENEHQVEHVALAARVAAELGADLVKTVYTGDPESFRVVTRGCPVPVVVAGGSKTSDLATLQMIEGAMEGGAAGISIGRNAFQHRTPDLFIRAAAAIIHQGMSVEEAMKILGE, translated from the coding sequence ATGAGAGGAAAAGAGATTCGTCTGGAACGTATCATGGATCGCAACACGAAGAAGACCATCATAGTCCCCATGGACCACGGGGTGACCAACGGCCCTATCGACGGACTGATCGATATGGGGAGGGCGGTGGACCTCGTGGCGGAAGGAGGCGCAAACGCCGTGCTCGGGCACGTCGGGCTCGCACTCTACGGGCACCGGCAGGGAGGGAGGGACATCGGCCTGATCCTCCACCTCTCGGCCAGCACCTCCATCGGGCCGGACCCCAACGACAAGGTCCTGGTCAATTCGGTGACCAACGCGATGAAGATGGGGGCGGATGCGGTATCGATGCACATCAACGTGGGAGCGGACTCGGAGGCGAGGATGCTCTCCGACCTGGGAAGGGTCGCGGTCGAGTGCATGGAGTGGGGAATGCCGCTCCTCGCGATGATGTACCCCCGGGGGAGGAAGATAGAGAACGAACACCAGGTCGAGCACGTGGCGCTCGCGGCCAGGGTTGCGGCGGAGCTCGGGGCGGACCTGGTGAAAACGGTTTATACCGGAGACCCCGAGAGTTTCAGGGTGGTGACCCGGGGATGCCCGGTACCGGTGGTGGTCGCCGGAGGGTCAAAGACCAGCGACCTTGCCACCCTGCAGATGATCGAGGGAGCAATGGAGGGCGGAGCCGCGGGGATCTCCATCGGGAGAAACGCCTTCCAGCACAGGACGCCGGACCTGTTCATAAGGGCGGCAGCGGCGATAATCCACCAGGGTATGAGTGTCGAAGAAGCAATGAAAATTCTCGGGGAATGA
- a CDS encoding multiprotein bridging factor aMBF1: MQCEMCGATIQGQPKRVRIEGAVLDVCGQCARYGTEVMQPKKTEPKRPGAAKPAMSLPVRKSRDVLDLIEGEIVDDYGERIRNARMQQGLTQKDLAMSIKEKELLIKKIEKGDLIPEDDVRVKIERALGIRLLDVPEEAEERKKAGKVVPTLGDVISIKKPKK, translated from the coding sequence ATGCAGTGCGAAATGTGTGGCGCCACGATTCAGGGCCAGCCAAAGAGGGTAAGGATTGAGGGAGCGGTGCTCGACGTCTGCGGCCAGTGTGCCCGGTACGGGACCGAGGTCATGCAGCCGAAGAAGACCGAACCCAAAAGGCCCGGGGCTGCCAAACCTGCGATGAGCCTCCCGGTGCGCAAGTCGCGAGATGTCCTCGACCTGATCGAAGGAGAGATCGTCGACGATTATGGGGAGCGGATCAGGAATGCCCGGATGCAGCAGGGGCTGACCCAGAAGGACCTTGCGATGTCGATCAAGGAGAAAGAGCTCCTGATCAAGAAGATCGAGAAAGGAGACCTCATCCCCGAGGACGACGTGCGGGTAAAGATAGAACGGGCCCTGGGCATCAGGCTGCTGGACGTCCCAGAAGAAGCCGAGGAGCGGAAGAAAGCCGGAAAGGTCGTGCCCACCCTCGGAGATGTCATCTCCATCAAGAAACCGAAAAAGTGA
- a CDS encoding DUF5804 family protein — MRILLLQKEGVDLYSALLLSETSRRALRFYHPEKVPVGMIVRISTLGSALSLVADLRWYVRRYMREVFFEVSPGIYCTHALAQQVYYDRSVILQPPWPYRRCIGIRDCEVIEDRAMAAGEAMNPAPEGTDQGLEVWCSAHEFETL; from the coding sequence ATGAGGATCCTGTTGCTCCAGAAGGAGGGGGTGGACCTGTATTCGGCCCTCCTGCTCTCCGAGACGAGCCGGCGGGCCCTCCGGTTTTACCACCCCGAGAAGGTTCCCGTGGGGATGATCGTCCGCATCTCCACGCTCGGGAGCGCCCTCTCGCTTGTCGCGGACCTTCGCTGGTACGTCCGGCGCTATATGCGGGAGGTCTTCTTCGAGGTCTCGCCCGGGATTTACTGCACGCACGCGCTGGCACAGCAGGTGTACTATGACAGGAGCGTGATCCTCCAGCCGCCCTGGCCGTATCGCCGGTGCATCGGGATCCGGGACTGCGAGGTCATCGAGGACCGGGCGATGGCTGCCGGCGAGGCCATGAACCCTGCACCGGAAGGTACGGACCAGGGACTGGAAGTCTGGTGCTCGGCACACGAGTTCGAGACGCTGTAA